In Scylla paramamosain isolate STU-SP2022 chromosome 19, ASM3559412v1, whole genome shotgun sequence, a single genomic region encodes these proteins:
- the LOC135109557 gene encoding uncharacterized protein LOC135109557: MRRMNVGVSVGNDKVCVLLDPDDVVVMSESADELQSLLDVVDGYGKDFGVRFSSEKSKVMIVNRSEDESNVVWRLGENELRQVQEYKYLGMWMSPSGCAKAKNEKISMVNQWAGRLGSAARMRASKYDVLREVWKSVAVPCIMYAMDVIAWNESEIDKLEVGQNRVARMALSAPRCTAVEALRGDMGWSTFRERLTKATLRYKIRLERMDDARIARKVYLWNESGSKWRKRCMRMTDRNGLQVVWAIRMAGRNQNEREWVVTRGGRVGAEWDVRKWKNEIDKEVKCVGLNEWKNEMERKKTLEWYKEKEAPRYERWYDGSLGGDLLFRARAQCMDVNARSYRWSESRSKVCQMCDMGEDETVEHVVLECVKYARDRNEMMQVILTELGHDRNERVEKTGKEWMVLLLGLCREANERMIEAVKEFLERMWRARCMNN, from the coding sequence atgagaagaatgaatgtaggggtaagtgtggggaacgataaagtatgtgtgcttcttGATccagatgacgtagttgttatgagtgaatcggcagatgagcttcaaagtttgttggatgtagtggatggctatggtaaagactttggagtaaggtttagcagtgagaaaagcaaagtaatgattgtgaataggtcagaggatgaaagtaatgtggtatggagacttggagagaatgagttgagacaggtgcaagaatacaagtacttagggatgtggatgagtcccagtgggtgtgcaaaggcaaagaatgaaaagataagtatggtaaaccagtgggcaggtcgactgggaagcgcggcaaggatgagagcaagtaagtatgatgtgttgagagaagtgtggaagagtgtggctgtgccatgtataatgtatgctatggatgtgattgcgtggaatgaaagtgaaattgataagttagaagtgggccagaatagagtagcaaggatggcactgagtgcaccgaggtgcacagcagttgaagccttgagaggtgacatgggatggagcaccttcagagaaagactgacaaaagccacacttaggtacaagattaggcttgagagaatggatgatgcaagaatagcaagaaaggtgtacctgtggaatgaaagtggaagcaaatggaggaagagatgcatgagaatgacagacaggaatggattgcaagttgtgtgggcgataagaatggctgggaggaatcaaaatgagcgtgaatgggtggtaacaagaggaggaagagtgggagccgaatgggatgtgagaaaatggaagaatgagatagacaaagaagtgaaatgtgtgggactgaatgaatggaagaatgagatggaaagaaagaagaccctggaatggtacaaggagaaagaggccccgaggtatgaaaggtggtatgatggaagcctgggcggtgatcttctcttccgagcgagggcacagtgtatggatgtgaatgcaaggagttacaggtggtctgagtcccgcagcaaagtgtgccagatgtgtgacatgggagaggatgagacggtggaacatgtggtgctggagtgtgtgaagtatgccagagacaggaatgagatgatgcaagtgatactgactgagttagggcatgataggaatgaaagagtggagaagacaggaaaggaatggatggtgttgttgctgggactgtgtagagaggcgaatgaaaggatgattgaggcagtaaaagagtttctggagagaatgtggcgtgccaggtgtatgaacaattag